One Chloroflexota bacterium genomic window carries:
- a CDS encoding GNAT family N-acetyltransferase, with protein MRNRIEPAMDLIPIHFNRVSNIPSQQMESFRAIYLDSFPPHERAEFGFLVESIATGTRWFFGATRGDTLLGFAILVPDIARDIHLLEYLAVSRDARNLGIGGKLLDHVANTLRDQSATRGLLLEVETDDEGDADTRALRARRIAFYRRHGARWVDRLPNYRVPIGNAATMRMKLLWLPLNPATDLPDDATLRQCLVEIYTRSYELQRDDPFIRSMLSLLDAQARSQHG; from the coding sequence GTGCGCAATCGAATTGAACCGGCGATGGACTTGATTCCCATTCATTTCAATCGTGTTTCAAACATTCCATCTCAACAGATGGAATCGTTCCGCGCGATTTACCTCGACAGTTTTCCGCCGCACGAACGCGCGGAATTTGGTTTCTTGGTGGAAAGCATCGCAACCGGCACGCGTTGGTTCTTCGGCGCGACGCGCGGCGACACCCTGTTGGGTTTTGCGATTCTCGTGCCGGACATCGCCCGCGACATTCACCTCCTCGAATATCTGGCGGTGTCGCGGGACGCGCGCAACCTGGGCATCGGCGGCAAACTACTCGATCACGTCGCCAACACGTTACGCGATCAAAGCGCGACACGCGGCTTGTTGCTCGAAGTCGAAACGGACGACGAGGGCGACGCGGACACACGCGCGCTACGCGCCCGGCGCATCGCGTTCTATCGGCGACATGGTGCGCGGTGGGTGGATCGCCTGCCAAACTATCGCGTGCCCATCGGAAACGCGGCGACGATGCGAATGAAGTTGCTTTGGTTGCCGCTGAACCCCGCGACCGATCTGCCCGATGATGCGACATTGCGCCAGTGCTTGGTCGAAATCTACACGCGCAGCTATGAATTGCAACGCGACGATCCGTTCATTCGATCCATGCTCAGTCTGCTCGATGCCCAAGCGCGGAGCCAACATGGATAA
- a CDS encoding YcaQ family DNA glycosylase, whose product MTEHTHTLFSLTPTHARRLAITRQHLAHARHGADAEGILNLVRDLGCIQIDPISAVARSHLLVLWSRLGNFDSAHLDALMWQERKLFEYWAHCASIVLTEDYPIHGARMRGYAKGDSPWSERVRAWTKQNDVMRRRILAQIRRHGAMLSRDLGESGDASRAWVSTGWTSGRTVSRMLDFLWMQGTLMVVGREGIQKKWGLSKTFLPEWTPRERWSAREIVRAAAQKSLRALGVATPRQIQQHFIRGRYPNLNRVLAELENEKRILRVQVADWQGEWYLHADDVPLLEKIKADEWQPHTTLLSPFDNLICDRARTKLFFDFDYTMEIYTPAAKRKFGYYVLPILHGDRLIGRIDSTMDRANARYHINAVYAEPNAPANAARAIANAIEALSAFLGAEDITYTRRVPKIWKARLL is encoded by the coding sequence ATGACTGAACACACACACACACTTTTTTCATTGACTCCGACTCACGCGCGTCGCTTGGCGATCACGCGGCAACACCTCGCTCACGCGCGACACGGTGCGGATGCAGAGGGCATCCTCAACCTCGTGCGCGACCTGGGTTGTATCCAGATTGATCCGATCAGCGCAGTCGCGCGCAGTCACTTGCTCGTGCTGTGGAGTCGGCTTGGCAATTTCGATTCCGCGCATCTCGACGCGTTGATGTGGCAGGAGCGCAAACTGTTCGAGTACTGGGCGCACTGTGCGAGCATCGTCTTGACGGAGGATTATCCGATTCACGGCGCGCGGATGCGCGGCTATGCCAAGGGCGATTCACCGTGGTCGGAACGCGTGCGTGCATGGACCAAACAAAACGATGTGATGCGGCGCAGAATTCTCGCGCAGATTCGTCGACATGGCGCGATGCTTTCGCGCGACCTGGGCGAGAGCGGCGACGCCTCGCGTGCCTGGGTCTCGACCGGCTGGACTTCGGGTCGTACCGTCAGTCGGATGTTGGATTTCTTGTGGATGCAAGGCACGTTGATGGTCGTTGGGCGCGAGGGCATTCAAAAAAAATGGGGCTTGAGCAAAACCTTTCTACCTGAGTGGACGCCGCGCGAGAGGTGGAGTGCGCGTGAGATTGTGCGTGCCGCGGCGCAGAAATCTCTCCGCGCGCTGGGCGTCGCGACGCCGCGCCAGATTCAGCAACATTTCATTCGCGGGCGATATCCGAATTTGAATCGCGTGCTCGCCGAATTGGAGAACGAAAAACGTATCCTGCGCGTACAAGTCGCCGATTGGCAAGGCGAGTGGTACCTCCACGCGGACGATGTGCCGTTGCTCGAAAAGATTAAAGCCGACGAATGGCAACCGCACACAACGCTATTATCGCCGTTCGACAACTTGATTTGCGACCGCGCGCGCACAAAATTATTTTTCGATTTCGATTACACGATGGAAATTTACACGCCCGCCGCGAAACGCAAATTCGGTTATTACGTCCTGCCGATCCTGCACGGCGACCGGTTGATCGGACGAATTGATTCGACGATGGATCGCGCGAACGCGCGCTATCACATCAACGCGGTCTACGCCGAACCGAACGCGCCGGCGAACGCCGCGCGCGCGATTGCAAACGCGATTGAGGCACTCAGCGCGTTTCTCGGCGCGGAGGACATTACGTACACGCGGCGCGTACCCAAAATTTGGAAAGCGAGACTCTTGTAA
- a CDS encoding ACT domain-containing protein: MTALTLLLLRDTFAICRLALDAPIPDWARGDLVSITRTRDEFSIVCDQRAAPRDVNCERDWRALRVAGQLDFGLTGILASLATPLADAGVSIFALSTYDTD; the protein is encoded by the coding sequence ATGACCGCGCTCACTCTGTTGCTTTTGCGTGATACCTTTGCGATTTGCCGACTCGCGCTCGATGCTCCGATTCCCGATTGGGCGCGCGGTGATCTTGTTTCGATCACACGCACGCGCGACGAATTTTCGATTGTATGCGATCAACGCGCTGCGCCGCGCGATGTGAACTGCGAACGCGATTGGCGCGCGTTGCGCGTTGCGGGACAGCTTGATTTCGGACTGACCGGGATTCTCGCGTCGCTTGCCACGCCGCTCGCGGACGCGGGCGTTTCGATTTTCGCGCTCTCGACCTACGATACTGATTAG
- a CDS encoding 3-keto-5-aminohexanoate cleavage protein has translation MNDLATPLVINAAITGMVPRKKDNPAVPTTPEEIAQDVERCYQAGARTIHIHARGDDEEPTYHRQVFSEIIRGIRKRIPQAIICVTTSGRVYKTFAERSDPLELDGDVTPDLASLTLGSMNFPRHASVNEPEMIGRLAARMAERGIVPELEIFEFGMLDYAHYLIGKRILQPPFVFNIILGSLGTLTATPLNLALMVERLPQPAFWSVGGIGRFQFPMNALGVVMGGHVRIGLEDNLYMDAAKTDPATNERLIQRIAKLACATGRTIATPEQARMLIGLR, from the coding sequence ATGAACGATCTAGCCACACCGCTGGTTATCAATGCGGCGATCACCGGAATGGTGCCGCGCAAAAAAGACAATCCAGCCGTGCCAACGACACCAGAGGAAATTGCTCAAGATGTGGAACGCTGCTACCAAGCTGGGGCGCGAACGATTCACATTCATGCGCGGGGCGATGATGAAGAGCCGACCTATCACCGCCAAGTCTTCTCCGAAATCATTCGCGGGATCCGCAAACGAATTCCGCAAGCAATCATCTGCGTGACGACAAGCGGTCGCGTGTACAAAACGTTCGCAGAACGCAGCGATCCACTTGAACTTGATGGCGATGTCACACCGGACTTGGCGTCGCTGACGCTGGGCTCGATGAATTTTCCCAGGCATGCATCCGTTAACGAACCTGAGATGATTGGGCGGCTGGCGGCGCGGATGGCAGAGCGCGGGATCGTGCCCGAACTTGAGATCTTTGAGTTTGGGATGCTTGATTACGCGCACTATCTAATTGGCAAACGGATCCTCCAGCCACCGTTCGTGTTCAACATCATCCTGGGTTCGCTCGGGACGCTGACCGCGACGCCGCTGAATTTGGCGCTCATGGTCGAACGCTTGCCCCAACCCGCGTTTTGGTCGGTGGGCGGCATCGGGCGCTTTCAATTCCCGATGAACGCGCTGGGCGTCGTGATGGGTGGTCATGTGCGGATCGGTCTCGAAGACAATCTCTATATGGACGCCGCCAAGACCGATCCTGCCACCAACGAACGCTTGATTCAACGCATTGCGAAGCTGGCGTGCGCGACCGGTCGCACGATTGCAACGCCGGAACAAGCTCGAATGCTGATTGGCTTGAGATGA
- a CDS encoding NeuD/PglB/VioB family sugar acetyltransferase, translated as MEIKPLLILGDGTFATETLDIAETAGGFKPLGFVNSLERPASGAVHAGLPVFWIDEIPFRPAECYLVAGIVSTTRRNFIETMLARDYKFTSVIHPSATISRRSSIAAGCVINAGVVISANTRVQAHVILNRGCLIGHDNLIQPFCTIGPGANLAGGLEIGEGAYIAVGAVIRDHVTIGAGSVVGGGAVVVKSVPPNVLVAGLPAQIMKTDVKGL; from the coding sequence ATGGAGATCAAACCGCTGTTGATTCTTGGCGACGGCACGTTTGCAACCGAGACGCTCGATATTGCAGAGACCGCCGGCGGATTCAAACCGCTGGGCTTTGTCAATAGTCTGGAACGTCCTGCGTCAGGGGCAGTCCACGCTGGCTTGCCAGTGTTTTGGATTGATGAGATTCCTTTCCGACCAGCTGAATGTTATTTGGTCGCCGGAATTGTGAGTACAACACGTCGCAATTTTATCGAAACGATGCTGGCGCGTGATTACAAATTTACTTCGGTGATTCACCCCTCGGCGACCATTTCCCGTCGCTCTAGCATCGCGGCTGGGTGTGTGATTAACGCGGGTGTGGTCATTTCGGCAAACACTCGCGTTCAAGCGCATGTGATTTTGAACCGGGGTTGTTTGATCGGTCACGATAATTTGATTCAGCCGTTTTGCACCATTGGTCCAGGGGCGAATCTAGCCGGCGGTTTAGAAATCGGCGAAGGCGCGTATATCGCCGTGGGCGCGGTGATTCGAGACCATGTGACCATCGGCGCCGGGTCGGTGGTTGGCGGAGGCGCGGTTGTGGTCAAATCGGTGCCGCCGAACGTGCTGGTGGCTGGCTTGCCCGCGCAAATCATGAAAACAGATGTCAAAGGACTATAG
- a CDS encoding glycosyltransferase family 4 protein: MPLALNDVAEQLRRHGWEVDAAIYATAANGDPRGETRSLRSTFLSNRLEPWQRWRALMNLWLALPENIRQFTSILTRPNSYFVNASNNLQAIEQILASCHADLVLVCVDGSAPGTAALVAERHPRVAAISLAGLANELNAQWWDWMRGIVAVRLRSQAHPFLFRRVLPHQLRYAVFASRHWQGQATQAGLKAPSHTIYFGVPLPEPLPRVTNMRGRLLWVGQMTRNKGLHLFLEALPQIRKRIPKVTLTVVATEGLPGYRELVRSMIRKYNLQDIVTILPPVPRSALRQLYAEHDILLFYSIYAEPVALVLMEAYAAGIPVVSSKANGDALLAQDQVTCLCYDPRRIETLVDAVARMYNNAEMRRIVSHRAQEIVRENFSLAAMGDAYDRLLHTIINENP; this comes from the coding sequence TTGCCGCTGGCGCTAAACGATGTCGCCGAACAATTGCGCCGCCACGGCTGGGAGGTCGACGCGGCGATCTATGCGACTGCCGCGAATGGCGACCCGCGCGGCGAGACGCGTTCCTTGCGTTCTACGTTCCTGAGCAATCGCTTGGAACCCTGGCAACGCTGGCGCGCGTTGATGAATCTGTGGCTGGCGTTGCCCGAGAACATTCGCCAATTCACCTCCATACTCACGCGCCCTAATTCGTATTTTGTAAACGCATCGAATAATTTGCAAGCCATCGAACAAATCCTGGCAAGCTGTCATGCTGATCTCGTTCTCGTTTGCGTGGATGGCAGCGCGCCCGGCACGGCGGCTCTGGTGGCGGAACGACACCCGCGCGTGGCGGCGATCAGTCTTGCCGGTTTAGCGAATGAATTGAACGCGCAGTGGTGGGATTGGATGCGGGGAATCGTTGCGGTGAGATTACGCAGCCAAGCGCATCCCTTTCTGTTTCGCCGCGTCTTGCCACACCAACTCCGTTACGCGGTATTCGCCAGCCGGCATTGGCAAGGTCAAGCGACGCAAGCTGGCTTGAAGGCGCCAAGCCACACGATTTACTTTGGGGTGCCGTTACCGGAACCTCTGCCGCGAGTGACAAACATGCGCGGGCGCTTGTTGTGGGTAGGTCAAATGACTCGCAACAAAGGGCTGCATTTATTCTTGGAGGCGTTGCCGCAAATTCGCAAGCGCATTCCAAAGGTCACTTTGACGGTCGTCGCGACCGAGGGATTACCGGGTTATCGCGAACTCGTGAGGAGCATGATCAGAAAATATAACCTGCAGGATATCGTGACGATTCTGCCCCCGGTTCCGCGCAGCGCATTGCGCCAGCTATATGCCGAACACGATATTCTGCTGTTCTACTCGATCTATGCCGAGCCAGTCGCCCTTGTTTTAATGGAAGCGTATGCGGCAGGAATTCCGGTGGTCTCATCCAAGGCAAACGGAGACGCGTTGCTTGCGCAAGACCAAGTAACTTGCCTGTGTTATGATCCCCGCCGAATCGAGACGCTGGTTGATGCGGTTGCGCGAATGTACAATAATGCCGAGATGCGCCGGATAGTTTCACATCGCGCGCAAGAAATCGTCAGAGAAAATTTTTCGTTGGCTGCGATGGGAGATGCCTATGATCGCCTGCTCCACACGATCATCAATGAAAATCCATAG